The nucleotide sequence TATCCTCGTTCACTCAGTTATCTCgagacttataaaattatattaggacAATTTCATCCATCCAAAACTTAAGTCAATAATGAAGAATTTATTAGTCGAAAAAAACGTTTTATAACGAGCACGTTTCCCTTTGCACAAGTTATAAAAAACGTGATATGTTTCGTGATGTATTGAACTCGGGATGTGATAATATTCAACTTGCTTAACCTCATACTTAGGTGCTGAGCATATAATGATGATATATGAATCATATGATGTTGAAATATCTACCACATAGTGCTAAGATATTGACTACTTAATATCGATGTGTCGACCATATGGTGTTAAGTCAAACATTTAACATCGAGATATCAACCATGTGACATTAAAGTATCGACCCTTTACCCTAAGATGCCTCATCAttctcatatcaaaaataaaatataattatatattcaatcaaaaatataaaaaatatgataatatcataaaaataGCAACACTTTATTTCAACCTTACAATGAAAATGATTCAAATGtcctttaaaaattaaataattgttATAATAACAAAAAGATAAGATTTGAACCACACTTAATCGAGAATTAGTTCATGGGATACATCGATCAAACTTTATTGTAGCATCCTTTGCCCCATCTCCAACCAACCTTCCCAAACTATCAATGAGAGCAAGTCAAATTCCTTGCCACACCAATTCAACATTTTACACTCTCCCTACATCATATTTATTGATATTATATCCTCatcaatcaaaaaaaaaaaaaaaccgataCATAtgtatttttctccttttgaaaTTTACAAGATAGAAAACAAATTACTACTGGAAGTAATTGATCAAACCTGGTTCGATCGGACCGGGTCGAGAGTAGTGCAGGTAAAATTGAAATTGCCATCCTACAGTGAAGTCAACCTTGGATGCATGACCATAACATGGGTTTGACCCATACAATCCATGACCCTAACATGAGTAGTGCACAACAGTTCGAATTGAAATTGCCATCTCAAATACAATTCAAGAATATGAGCACAAGATCTTTTTGACCACTACAAACCTGTCGTTGCAAGTACAATGAATTCAACCATGGGTTTGACCCATATGAGAAGATAAGAACCCAGGTATTTTTCTTCCATGTACAGTGATTTGAATGTAACCTTTGTTGAATGCACTTTGATTCTGAGAGAGAAGGCATTTGATCCAAATGCAATGTATCACTTTTGGAGATGTTGTTCTCAGCATGGAAAAGAAACGATCTCTAGAAAAGGAGAAAGGGGAAGAGAAAATGGAGAGGCATTGGGTTGAAGATGTATCATGGCATTTAGGAAGGTATCACCTAGAACAAGCTTAACATGTTGATTGCTTGGATGCTTCCTGTAGAGAAGATATCGATATTGTCAGAAAATTATGcagatataataaatatatattatcaggatttagtgacccaaaatatttaaatctatatTGATGATAGTAAGCTCAAAATAAACTtacctttttcttcctttttcagcaattccaTGAATTGCTGGATCATCTCAAAGCTACCATACAAACTATTCCAGTCGACAATGCCCCAACCAATGGGAAGGCTATTTGTTGAGGTAGTTGCACAATCCAATTCATCAGAGATCCAATTATATTACCTAGACCACAAACAACAGATCATATGAGGAAGATTTAAATTTCTAGTGTACATAAAcatctaatatgattaattgtGAAGGATAAAGGCAACGAAAAAATAAGTACATCCGGTAGGCCAAAGCAGAAGAAAATGCAGTGTAAACGAAACAATAATCAGAAGACAATAAATGTTTGTCTAAGATAATGCCTTCTATGAAGGAATACAAGGGAATCAAGTCAGGTATCTGAGCCGATTGATGACAACTTCCACCTCGGAAGGAGAATAATATAAAAATGAGCCACCTTCACAACATCAACATTGTTTGGTGTTACCTGAACAATCAGCATAAATCTTATTTCAGCATTATTTTAGTCAGCCAAAAGAGAAAGGCAAATTTATTCTGTTACATACTTTTTCTTCCATCACTTGCTTCAGTATGGAAAGAGCTGTCGTTTCAGCTAGTTGAAGAGTTAGGTCCTGTATCAAAAATTTGTAATATCGCCCATTAGTAATAAAAAATTTGAGTTATGTGGACTTGATTTAGGCCTTATTCCCCAAGACATGCAGTATAACCATACAATCTTACCTTGTTATATTGCTCTTGCAAACAACTATCCGCTCCTTCAGAACCAGAACCTATAGCTTTTGCATTGCATTGCCAAAAATGTGCCAGATGGATCAGTGAAATATCTGCATGCGCTACTTAtttaagcaaaaagaaaaaaaggaggagCATGATGCTATAGATAAAGGTAACAACTTCATTTACCAACAAAGTTTTAAGTGGTGAATGGTCAAGCAGAAGACGTAGGAATGCAAATTGTGGTAATTGACTCGAATACTGATTTATTCATATATGAAAACACAGATTcattgcattaaaaaaaaaatcatacacaCTGCATTCTCATTGACAGAATTAATGGGAAGCACCTTCACAGTAACAAGGTTGACCAACGAATCCTTTCCAACTGTGTAATGGTTCCCAATTACATAATGCAGTTTTATTTAACACAACCGTGGATTCATGGATGCCATTTTTTGATGAAAAGACATTCATGACATGCGCTGCAATCTCTAAAACATGATTGAAGAACTTTTGCATACATAATCATCTTATACTTGAAAAGAAACTGTCGACATATACATACTACCAGTATGCTTACACTATTTGATTATGCAATCCAAAACTATTAGGGTCTTGTCTCAAATATTGAACAGTGGAATAGACCAGAGTCTCAAATAAGGTTAAGTTTGAATTCAAcagtatttatatattttaaaattttaattgtaTTTGCTGTTTGTGCAAAGCCTAATAGTAACTCGGAGAGTAGCGGTTGATATCCCTAAACTAAACAAATTCGGCCAACTAGTTACTTCTCGTAAAGAGCAGTTAAGACATGAACTACTTTATTATCAAAAAAGTGTTATGTGAACAACACTTGGGTTTCAACACGTGCATGCTCAACAAGAGTgcaggcatccactatcaaaccaCTCAGCACATTTTATGTGCTCGTCAATCTCCATAACCTTTTCTAGACTGCTTGGTTTCTGTAATGCAATAGGTAGTGAAACAAAGTCGAATAGCTTGGAACAGAGACATACAAAGATTACATACAAgcttcaaattttaattttataacagTAAGGTAACACATAGAACCCAATCTGGATACAGGACACTTCCTATTGGACCACATTCATCAAGCAGCTCACTGAAAGTATTTGACTAGCACAAATTCTACTAAAACTCAACCAGCAGGACACAGATAATTCCACCCTCAACCTCCAATTGACTGGTTGTTATATGGCCTCTCTAAATGACATCCAGGATACAAGAAAAACGTATCTGATAAAGATTTCCCCAATCATCAAATTTGCGAGAGATCATAAGGAAAATGCTTTTAACAAAAGCTGATTGCACCTTGCTAACAATAGGTGAACTTGCACAGCctcatatttttcttgaataGCACAACTTAAGTAAATGTGACCAATGCCACTAATCCTATGGCAGCCTAGCTGCAATAGTTTCATTCATTGTGAGGTGTCATCTAACTATTATTGGAGCTCAATGCACCGTCTGTTTTTACCACTGGGACTCAAGCATCAGTAGAGTGAAGATTTAGGTGTCACATGACAACCTTTTATCACTCAGCCATTGGCAAATATGGATTCACTTAGCACATGAACATATAGTCACACAAAACCAGATTTATAGGCACATAAATGTCACAGGCATACAATGCTTTATCATTCCTTATTCTTCAATGGATTCTACATTTTTATAGGTAATTCGTTGATGCATCCCGATCCAGACCAAAGAGTTCAAACTTAGCTTGCAACATACGTAATATGAACTTTCAGAATGAAGAAGAGTCCCTGTTTGAGACTTCCAATTCTTTTAGTTAGACCAACAGGAAAAGGTGAAAACGTGCCAACAGAGCTGAAGTGATGCGCTACTCAACTGCGAGCACGACGCACTCTTTCGTCTTCAGTGCGATCGCAGTCGACCCCAACTGAAAAATTGAAGCATTCCAAACCCCTAAAAGATGGACCTTTTCTTCCTACCGACGTATTTAGCAAAACTTTCAGGTAAGATTGAAGAAAGATGTTACCTTGATGGCGCATTCCACCTGAGACAACCTTCCCTCAGCGGAGAAAAGTCTTGACGCCTCGGTCATACTCCGTCCTTCCACCAACCACAAAATCCACATGTTTCAACCATCGAACCAAATCGAACAAGGGCCCACCTAGTGAGGAGCATCTCCTGGGAGCTCGTCCGAAGCCCTAGCGGCAATGTGGCGCGCGTAAACCCTAGAACGGGCGGAAGACTgaggtggaagaggaggaggcgttCTATCGAGCGGCCGAGGTGGCGTTTGTCTTGTGTTGACCAGCGGTGACAGGACCCTTCACTTATTTGGGCTTTGGTGAGTGGTCAGTTGTTGGGCTGTTAAAACATGGACCCACGCTACAGGGTTCCACTTCCGGGCCCCATGTCTACCGGCCTATTGCAGACTCCCACGTTCTCAGGTCACATAATCCTAACGTGAATTGTAATCCGACCCCGACAGTATATCGAAATCAATAAATTTGAATGACAAATGATTGGATTCGTGTAGTCACCAAAGAGATTACGTGTGACGGACTCACACCGCGCACACATCAATCACGTTCGCGGGAATCACAACGCACACCTTTTTGCCACTTAGTTTTGTTTGGGTCATATGACTATAAAGTCTCTAATTAGTATTCCAACTTGAAttgttgagcaacaacttggggcAATCTAAGTTCAATAATGGGAGTGGTTGAGTACCTATGTTAAGTTAATATGCAGCGAAGACAACTCAATCATGCATGAATCACAAAAGTCAAAGCAAACAAGTAGTCTTTATTCCATGAATAAAATTGATCTAATTGTTTTCTCTTAATATTTCTCAACAAAATATTGTTTCcacttctcaaaaaaaaaaattgtttcctTTCATTTTTGTGTTGAAGAGATCTGCTATTTCTTTGTCAAGTTATCATTATTTTTGGGCGATTTTCTTGAAAAATACCTGGGTATTTCCacctcttatttttatttttattttaattagtcACCCCTATTTTAAATATTTCAAAGATACCTctccaaaaattgatatgttttttTTACCCATTTTCTATGATATGGGtttttattcataaaaaatactataagattagttcaaaaatattatatagtcGTAAAGAAATTATATATCtatttttaatgatatatttttaattatataaaaaattataaggacagttaaaaatattatattttcgaCTCAACACTCAACACTTGATaggtaatataaattacaaatatagactttACAAATTTTGAACGATCACAAGATAAAGGATCCAAGGTGGTCTGTCGTGATCATAAGTCCCCATAAGTACTCAAATAATATTGCTGCGGAATAAGATAGCGAATTAACCCTAAGTAATACCTCAAAGGCCTATCTAATCGTATACCACCCGGGTAGCTCCATGGTTCTACATTAGTTGACACTCCGTATCGCTTTGTGAAACTAAAAAAACCTCAAGATATCTGGTTGGATGATCTATTTTTGGATAGTTTAATCTCTACGCTGCACATAACttagaaattaaaatattataaaagataatCAAAATGAGATTATCAAGCCTACTATAAGCCCTCTATATACTTACAAAGTATAAAGTAGGAATAAAACCAAAAGATATAAACATATACAAACATTACATCGAAAGATCGATTTATGATAATATGATAGACTAATCCAAATGGTTACAATACATACCATATACATAATTACTCTACAATATCATTTGTATCATCGATCAAAAGAtgtcattataatatttttttcaaagtcTTTACGGTGTTTTCATTGGATATTTAGATGACTATaaagataatataaaaatatcgTAAAGCCTTTAATTCCAGTACAGGTCACGTATGCACTAGGATATTATCTGCATcataaattctaaaaaatatcattatagtgtttttatttgtATTTAGAAAATACTGTAACATTAACATAAAGACATTGTAAAGGTTTCATTTTAGTAATTTAACTTGCAACCTGTAAAGatttaatattttgaaacaaaacagtatttttttgaatattttgaaacaaaGTGACATCAATATACAGTTTCTCCAGAACTATACAGTGCTTTTAAACTAGCTTTACAGTGTTTTTAAGGATAAAACCCCACAAAACATGTAAAACATGATCGTCGgttaatttttctttcattttttcatTCGTGAAATAGGAATTcttcatcaaattttctttttatttttatttctatgtTCTGATTCCAAGTGGACTAAGTTATGAGacttttttgttttcttaaaGCAGGCAAACAATCAGTCTGTTTTCATATGGGAGTTAAAAGTAGCTTTGTTTCTTGTTCTCTCTTGATAGATTATTTGAAGGTGAGTGAGTCACCAGGCAACAAGAAGAGATCATTCTTTACTTCCTGCTGTATTATTTAAGCAACTTGCAGGATTAACTTTCTCCACCTGCAAGCAATGAAGACACTGTGGAGTTCCACCAATTGCTTGTGCTAAACTAAGAACATAACATCACAAGGTTGCTTTTGTTCCACACCAAGATTTTAAATTGTTTTATGGATTCCATTTGTGGACTCAACAACCCATCAACATCTTCCTACAAGAAGCCAAGGTGCTGATATCATGTTGCATGTGCATGCTTGTGATTCCACTGTGGCATAGTTTAGATTAGGCCAAGGTGGATTGGAATACAACTAGATGAGGATAATATTAACAACAGCAAGAGGTGACAGAATAGACCATCCAACCAATCATGTACTTGAGGAAAATGAGAGAAAGCAAATGTACATGACAATGGTGGACTTTGGTGTCATCCATGCTTGCTTCTTTCAAGAGTAATCAATCAAGAGAGGGAGAGACAAAGGATATGTTGATGAGATGGAGAAGTTGATGTGGTTTGGTTTTGTTAGTTTGTGTCAGTTCATCTTTAACAGTGTGACATAACTACATGTGTCATGCTTTGAAGGAAAGCTTAAATATGTAGGACACATCTCCAACAGAGAGTTAGAGAGTGCATTGACTTTATGGTTAATGGGGGTTGCATTAAGTTTCCATTCAATGTTCAATGTTCAATGGTATGTATGTAGCAAGTTCCAACTaacaactcctcctcctcctctctcttcagGATCAATCTCTATGGCACTGAGATGCTCAACCCCTAACATTATCATTCCAAGAGATCAGACCAAGAAGGCAGTCATGAGAGCTTCCATGCTTCCCAACAAGCAAATCACACCCAAAGCATCAATTCCTTTAATCAGATCCTGCATGCATATCAAGGTAtgatctcttctcttctctctccctTCATGATCATGGAATTATTGCTCTGGAGGGTATAATACTTGTCTCTATTATTAGATTTATGAAGATAAGGCGATGGGAATAATCTGCTATAAAGATGCAAAGGGAGAAGTAATCTGCGAGGGATATGATGAAGGACCACGATACAGTAGACCGCCGCAGGAGGAAGAACACCAAGAAAGGTAGATCCGAAGATAGGCTTATTAGTATCGCGGTTTCAGGAATCAGATTCTTGATTCTTCtctctaactttccacaggcagaAAGAAGTGCAGATCCCAAGCTTCCTTCAACCAGTGAAGCCTCGCTATGCCAAAGAAGACCCTTACTTCTGTCAGATTGTCCGCGAGCAGTGGTAGAAGCTTGAggacgatgatgatgacgacgagtTGGAGATTTATCTCGCATGAAGACTGCTGCTTATGATTTGACACTGTAAACATGTCATGAACTACAAAAAGGCTGTTCATGCTGCGGATACAAAGCTGGTTTCTGTGTACAAAATTTCTATGTCCAAACGAGTGAACTTATCATTAACCCCGATTTGGATTCCTTTAACGTGAATTTTTAGATCATTATGCTCGATCTCTAATGTTATATGAAAGTCAACGAACTGAATGTTTATGTTCTGAAATAATGATGCATGAGAAATGACCTGTTCTCCCCACTCAAAATAATGATGGATTGCATCTCTCAATCAACAACAACAGGATAACATAAATTATTGGTAGCCCTCCTTTGATTCCTTTAGATAAAGAAAAGTGGACTAGTATTTGTATATTCATATACTAAAAACATTTCTCATCTTTTGGGCATACACCATACAATAATAGGtttattaaataatcctataaACTCCCCATGCCAACATTATTAATTCATTAAATTAGTGgtatactttttttttataatttttattattgaaatagtaaataatatttaatttctaattatatattttatggaaTATGAAGATCATAGTCAACACAAACATACCAATGATCAATGTTATATGACCTATAAGAGAGTCACAAAGGGCTTTTCTTCAGGCCCAAATACACTCAGGTAAAGCCTATTAAGGGTCCACATTAAAGTCCTGCAGTGTAGGTAACACCGGTGTCAGGCAACCAATTGTCTCCGACAATGAACTCTGACACCGTGAACTTGGATGCCTCACCGGAGGAGAGCGCCGGGTGCACTCCGGCCCAACGGACCCGGCCCGACGTCGACGACCCCGGGCCCGTGTTCTCGTACTCCCCGTAGTACAGCGTGGACAACGCGAAGCTCCCCGACCATTTATCCCACCCGGCAGCGTCGATGGAACCATCCAAGTAGGTCTGCATCACCACCGTCCTCGAGTACTTCTGCCATGGCCGACCCAGATACGTGGGCGTGCTGCTCCCCAAGTCTGAAGAGCCCTGGATCCGGCACTTCTGGATCGATATGCCGGTGTTCTGGTTCGGGTCGGTCCGACCCTGTGCCGTCACCGAGTTCTTCTGCGTCCCGCCCGGCTTCCGCGGCTGGATGTAGCAGTTCTGCAGCACCACCGCGGAGTTGCCGAAGATGAAGTCGATGGTGCCGTAGATATCGGTCTCGGTGTAGAACTGGCGGTTGGAGTGGGTGTAGAGGGTGTCTTGGTAGCCCTGGATGGAGCACTGGTACACCACCGACTTGTCGGCGCCGACCCGGAGGGCCACCGCCTGGTTCTTGCTTGGCCCGGAGTTGTTGATGATGGTTAAGCCTTTGGCGATGAAGCCCGCCCCCATTGCAGCTGAAACGTTGACACTCTCTTGTTGTGTCAAGCTCGAACTCAACGCTTGCAGTCACAGAACGCAAGGGTAAGGAGGTGCGTGCGTACCTACGGTGGCGGACTTGTACGTCGTCCACCCGTCGTTGACGTTCCTGCTGCCGACAATGACCGACTTGCCCTTTCCGTCTCCCATCAACATGACGTTCTTCTGCTTTGTCGGGACGTTGATGTACTCGTCGTACGTCCCAGCTTTCACATATATCACCTtcctgccgccgccgccggaggAGGCCAAGGACACGAAGGTGATGGCCTCGTTGATGGTCGTGTGCGTGCCGCTGCCGTCCTTGGCCACAACCGCGTTGGCTCGGATCTCATCGGGAGACGCCTCCAGCAGTCTCCGGTCTGCGGCCGACAACCACGCCGGAAAACCGTCGGATAACAACTTCCGGCCGCCACCTACGGCATCATCGTCCTGTACCTTCCCCTGCAGCGCCAGCGAGTTGCTGATGTGCTGCGACAAGCTCCGCACTCGGGCGCTCAAGGAATCGCCGCCTTCGGCCTTGACGGCCTGGAGGCTTTCCGAGCACGTCGCCTGGTTCGTCAGCGCCGCGCTGAGCCACGTCCGGGCGTCGTGCGAGCTCCCGCCCTTCTTCGCTTCCAGCACATCGTTGAGCTGGTCCAAGGTGATGTCGAGAAGCTCAAGGCAGTCGTGGACGCTGGACGGCGACCGCGAGGTCGACGTTTGCGCCGACGGCAGCGTCAGGTTGTAGGCCATGTCGCGGGCCAATAGGGCCCTGCTCTTCGCGAACTCCACGGAGACGTGGAACATCTCCTTGGGTCCTTTCGCGCCTGCTCTCGTCGCCAGGGAAGCGAGCGCCGCCTCGCACGCGTCCGGGTAGCGGGTGGACATGCAGGCAGAGAGAACACCACTCTCAGTGGTGGTGGCAGCGGCTCTGGAGACAGTATCTAAGGGCTTGAGCTCATGTGATGCATGCTTCGTAGTCCGTAAAGAGAATGCAGCAGATAAAGCTACTGCTAGAGAGACTGCAAGCACCCATGCAATGACCTTTCTCTTGTGTCGGCCATCACCCGAGATTGCTCTCTCATACATGCTCATGATTCCAACAGGTAACATTTCAGAGAGAGATGATGAGTTTGTGTATGAGAACGCCATGGAAGATGAGATGGTGAGGAATGGAGAGGGAGGGGAACTCATGGGATGGTACAACCATATAACGTTGTGCTAATGTAGTCACTCACATGTCTCACTGACTTTGACATGCAGTCAATGGACGAAGGTGATAGATTAAGACTAAGAAAGTGAAAGATTCATCAAATTGTTTCCTATCCTTTCACTATGGAGTTACTTTTATTGGCCATAAGGAAGATTGACTCATATCTCATAATATTGATTACTCATCCCACATGCTACTGTTCTTGTGGTGGGTTTGGGGAAGCTTTCAAGGGACCCAATAAGTTATTATCGTTGGTTAATTGGCATGGGAGTCTTAAAAGACACTTAAAATGAGATCATTTTCTCATCAATATATCTTTTCTCTTTCCTCATAGAAGTATAaaattcaaagtaaatgcaagaaAAGATAAAAGATGATCTCTTGGTGTGGCCTTAAGTCTCTGTTGCCTCCACAGTGACTGACGTCTCTTCCCCATGTTACGTAGCCATGCACCTCCCTCTCAAGCTGTTTCTACCATTCCCGGATTGTCATCATCATCAGTGCATGTCAGCGTTCACCATGTCAGGTGAATCGTCCCTTCATGCAAACATCAAATATATCACTGACAACCGAAAAGTGATCTTAATCTGAACACATCAATGATCACATTTCCAGTGCAAGCATTCATTGCTGCCTTACCCGCAGCAATGGCTGAACGAGACAGGTTGGGGAAGACACCACCACCATGGGCCTTCTCCACTCTGCTCACTTGCCGTTCCAGCTGGGCAAGATGGACACTGGCAGAACGCGATATTAATGTTCGTTTGGGGCTCTGTTCATATGTTGGCATCACTGACACGGCAAGCGAGATGGAAGTTTCCTTGGGATATTCTGAAATGACTGTTCTTAGGTTGCCTGCCTTTGATCATAGTAAAGACTGATCAGCTTCGAGTTGCTCGTGTTAAATCCAGATTGTCCGTCTTGGTTCTC is from Musa acuminata AAA Group cultivar baxijiao chromosome BXJ3-8, Cavendish_Baxijiao_AAA, whole genome shotgun sequence and encodes:
- the LOC103995184 gene encoding proteasome subunit alpha type-5-B-like isoform X2, with product MRHQDISLIHLAHFWQCNAKAIGSGSEGADSCLQEQYNKDLTLQLAETTALSILKQVMEEKVTPNNVDVVKVAHFYIILLPRWKLSSIGSDT
- the LOC103995184 gene encoding proteasome subunit alpha type-5-like isoform X3, with protein sequence MRHQAIGSGSEGADSCLQEQYNKDLTLQLAETTALSILKQVMEEKVTPNNVDVVKVAHFYIILLPRWKLSSIGSDT
- the LOC103995184 gene encoding proteasome subunit alpha type-5-B-like isoform X1, whose translation is MRHQVGVDCDRTEDERVRRARNISLIHLAHFWQCNAKAIGSGSEGADSCLQEQYNKDLTLQLAETTALSILKQVMEEKVTPNNVDVVKVAHFYIILLPRWKLSSIGSDT
- the LOC135644311 gene encoding pectinesterase-like; this translates as MAFSYTNSSSLSEMLPVGIMSMYERAISGDGRHKRKVIAWVLAVSLAVALSAAFSLRTTKHASHELKPLDTVSRAAATTTESGVLSACMSTRYPDACEAALASLATRAGAKGPKEMFHVSVEFAKSRALLARDMAYNLTLPSAQTSTSRSPSSVHDCLELLDITLDQLNDVLEAKKGGSSHDARTWLSAALTNQATCSESLQAVKAEGGDSLSARVRSLSQHISNSLALQGKVQDDDAVGGGRKLLSDGFPAWLSAADRRLLEASPDEIRANAVVAKDGSGTHTTINEAITFVSLASSGGGGRKVIYVKAGTYDEYINVPTKQKNVMLMGDGKGKSVIVGSRNVNDGWTTYKSATVAAMGAGFIAKGLTIINNSGPSKNQAVALRVGADKSVVYQCSIQGYQDTLYTHSNRQFYTETDIYGTIDFIFGNSAVVLQNCYIQPRKPGGTQKNSVTAQGRTDPNQNTGISIQKCRIQGSSDLGSSTPTYLGRPWQKYSRTVVMQTYLDGSIDAAGWDKWSGSFALSTLYYGEYENTGPGSSTSGRVRWAGVHPALSSGEASKFTVSEFIVGDNWLPDTGVTYTAGL